One part of the Phoenix dactylifera cultivar Barhee BC4 chromosome 4, palm_55x_up_171113_PBpolish2nd_filt_p, whole genome shotgun sequence genome encodes these proteins:
- the LOC120110630 gene encoding scopoletin glucosyltransferase-like — protein MDLHIFFLPFLAPGHMIPMIDLARLLADRGAKATIITTTANVPLIQPTIDLAYNSRHHQIQLLAIPFPYSESGVLEGHENLTALPNPDMPPEFHAAICMLEAPFRQLAKDHHPDCIISDILYPWSASLARELGIPRLVFHGTSFFSVILVGVIGRLKPHESVASDEQPC, from the coding sequence ATGGATCTCCACATCTTCTTCTTGCCATTTCTTGCCCCGGGCCACATGATTCCCATGATCGACCTTGCTAGGCTCTTAGCTGACCGTGGAGCCAAGGCCACCATCATCACCACCACTGCAAACGTCCCCCTTATCCAACCGACCATAGACCTCGCCTACAACTCTCGCCACCACCAAATCCAGCTCCTTGCCATTCCCTTCCCCTACTCAGAATCCGGCGTCCTTGAAGGCCATGAAAACCTTACCGCCTTGCCCAACCCAGACATGCCCCCTGAATTCCATGCGGCCATCTGCATGCTCGAGGCCCCCTTCAGGCAGCTTGCCAAAGACCACCACCCCGACTGCATCATATCCGACATCCTCTACCCGTGGTCGGCCAGCCTCGCCCGTGAGCTCGGCATACCAAGGCTTGTCTTCCACGGCACGAGCTTCTTCTCCGTCATCCTCGTCGGTGTCATCGGTCGTCTCAAGCCCCACGAGAGCGTCGCTAGCGACGAGCAGCCCTGTTGA
- the LOC120110631 gene encoding scopoletin glucosyltransferase-like, producing the protein MTRSQLPAFIIGTASDLHKQLGDSYRSSYGTIMNSFYEMEHDYVDQLKERSDMKLWHVGPVSLRNQDLPDKLVRGDKTSADCDRCLSWLDSRKPRSVLYICFGSLGRFTRTQLCEIASGLEASEHPFIWVVRYGGEPSEWMPEGFEERVICRGRGLIISGWAPQLLILNHEAVGGFVTHCGWNSCMEGASAGLPMITWPLFAEQFFNEKLILDVLRIGIAIGVKVCRSKEEERMMVRREEIRRAVNELMGSGEEADGRRERAREVGKMARRAVEEGGSSYNELSSLIENLLTLKAGKIQSGKNGE; encoded by the coding sequence ATGACACGGTCGCAGCTCCCTGCCTTCATCATAGGAACCGCGAGCGACCTCCACAAACAGTTGGGTGACTCCTATCGCTCGAGCTATGGCACGATAATGAATAGCTTCTATGAGATGGAGCACGACTATGTCGATCAACTTAAGGAGAGAAGCGACATGAAACTGTGGCATGTCGGCCCAGTGTCGCTACGCAATCAGGATCTGCCTGATAAACTAGTGAGGGGAGACAAGACCTCCGCGGACTGCGACCGCTGCTTGAGTTGGTTGGATAGTAGGAAGCCGAGATCGGTTCTCTACATCTGTTTTGGGAGCTTAGGTCGATTCACCCGCACTCAGCTTTGCGAGATTGCTTCGGGCCTGGAGGCTTCGGAGCACCCGTTCATTTGGGTGGTGAGATATGGCGGTGAACCTTCGGAATGGATGCCGGAAGGGTTTGAGGAGAGGGTGATATGTAGAGGGAGAGGATTGATCATAAGTGGATGGGCACCTCAGCTGCTTATATTGAACCATGAAGCCGTCGGGGGATTTGTGACGCACTGTGGCTGGAACTCCTGCATGGAAGGCGCGAGCGCCGGGTTGCCGATGATCACTTGGCCGCTCTTTGCCGAGCAATTCTTCAATGAGAAGCTGATTCTGGATGTTCTCAGGATCGGGATTGCGATCGGAGTGAAGGTATGCCGTagcaaggaggaggagaggatgatGGTGAGGAGGGAGGAGATAAGGAGGGCGGTAAATGAGTTGATGGGAAGCGGAGAGGAAGCGgatgggaggagagagagagcaagggaGGTAGGGAAGATGGCAAGGAGGGCTGTGGAGGAGGGGGGTTCTTCTTATAATGAATTGAGCAGTTTGATAGAGAATTTGCTTACTCTTAAAGCTGGTAAGATCCAGTCTGGTAAGAATGGAGAATGA